AATGGAAGCAGAGGAGATTATTCCTGCCGAGTACTGGGCATCGGTCCGGGAAAACCTCAAGAAAATCCAGAGAGAAGGGTCAAGGGTTTACGAAGCCGGAGCGGTATGCAAGGATGGCACTGTTGTCCCTCTCGAAGTAAGCGCCAGGATAATCGATTATGAAGGCAAGAAAACGATCCTCTCGGTTGCCAGGGACATAACGGAACGCAAAAAGGCAGAAGCTGCCCAGAAACTTAACGAAGCCCGGCTCGAAGCCCTGGTAAAACTTAACCAGATGACAGGAGCCTCACTAAAAGAAATAACGGACTTTGCACGGGAAGAGGCAGTCAGGCTTACGGGCAGCAAGCTAGGATATCTTGCTTTCATGGACGCTTACGAAACCTCCCTGATCATGCACTCCTGGTCAAAGAGTGCGATGGAAGAATGTGCAATTGAAGACAAACGCTTCATTTATCCCGTAAAAACTACAGGGCTCTGGGGAGAAGCAGTCCGACAGCGTAAGCCCATAATTACAAACGATTACACAGTCCCTAGCTCCCTGAAAAAAGGATACCCGAAAAACCATGTGCACCTTACCCGCCATATGAACGTGCCTGTATTTGACGGAGACAGGATAGTTGCTGTTGCAGGCGTGGGAAACAAGGATGAGCCCTATGATGAATCGGACTTGCGCCAGCTGACCCTTCTAATGCAGGGCATGTGGCAGCTTATCCAGAGAAAGCAACTTGAAGATGCGCTTAAAGCTTACTCTGAAGACCTTTCTAAAGCCAACGATGAACTCAGGTCCCTGAACAGGATAAAAGCGGAATTTATGGCTGAAAGCCTGCCCCAGATAAAAGTAGATTATAGCGACCTCATGGACTTCGACACCTTTGAGACTATAGAAGACCAGCAGCAGAAAGCTATAGATTCCGTAATCAATAGTTCGGAGCGACTGAGGCAGATGGTGGATTCCCTGCTCTACCTGAGCCTTGAACAGGCAGGGAAGATCGAATACTCTTTTACCGAAGTGGAGATAAAAAAGATACTTTCGGACGTTTACCTTAACCTGGTCCTCCTGATCGATGAAAAAGAACTGAAGGTCGAAAAAGAACTGCCTGCAAACCTGCCTCCCATCCGTGGCGACAAGCAGAAGTTGACAGACCTGTTCACAACTCTCATGGGCAATGCTATCAAGTTCACGCCCCATGGTGGTAAGCTGGAAGTAAAAGCTTCGGAGGAAGAAGATAACATCCATATAACCGTAAAAGACAGCGGAACAGGTATCCATAAAAGGCTGGTTCCTCACCTTTTCCACAGGATCTATCAGGTTGACGATTCTTTGACCCGCAGGTACCAGGGGCTTGAATCAGGATTTTACATATGTAAAAACATTGTCAATGCCCATGAAGGGGAGATCTGGGTAGAGAGTGAGGAAGGTTCGGGAACTATCATGCATGTAAGGCTTCAGAAAAAGAAGTCTGAAACCCGAAGAGAGAATTGAACAGAGTCTTGTACAGAGTCTTGACAGAACCTTAACTAAAAAATTGGAGCGGCTGGAGATTTACGATGAAACTGGAAATGCTGGGCACTCTTTTCCTCTCGGACAAAAGGAAAGACCTTCTTTTGCTACTGATGGAAGAGCCCCGAAATATTGACGATATAAAAAATATACTTAATGTAACAT
The genomic region above belongs to Methanosarcina horonobensis HB-1 = JCM 15518 and contains:
- a CDS encoding sensor histidine kinase, with product MVLGKLASGAPLEEVLLPLIRSMEKIRPESICSVMLLDREKKHLFYCVAPELPEFYRQKTDRIKVGFGAASFGTAACLKKRVTVDNVMEHPYWTEYRELAAEAGLKACWSEPIISSSGEVLGVISMHYSETRRPDKEDLDFMKTNAQLAAIAIEHKLAEETLRESEHKFRTIFNNINDQLYIREPEGQSYMDVNQAVVKRLGYDKEEILKMEAEEIIPAEYWASVRENLKKIQREGSRVYEAGAVCKDGTVVPLEVSARIIDYEGKKTILSVARDITERKKAEAAQKLNEARLEALVKLNQMTGASLKEITDFAREEAVRLTGSKLGYLAFMDAYETSLIMHSWSKSAMEECAIEDKRFIYPVKTTGLWGEAVRQRKPIITNDYTVPSSLKKGYPKNHVHLTRHMNVPVFDGDRIVAVAGVGNKDEPYDESDLRQLTLLMQGMWQLIQRKQLEDALKAYSEDLSKANDELRSLNRIKAEFMAESLPQIKVDYSDLMDFDTFETIEDQQQKAIDSVINSSERLRQMVDSLLYLSLEQAGKIEYSFTEVEIKKILSDVYLNLVLLIDEKELKVEKELPANLPPIRGDKQKLTDLFTTLMGNAIKFTPHGGKLEVKASEEEDNIHITVKDSGTGIHKRLVPHLFHRIYQVDDSLTRRYQGLESGFYICKNIVNAHEGEIWVESEEGSGTIMHVRLQKKKSETRREN